The nucleotide window CACGTGGACCTGTACCAGCGCTCGGGCGGCGTCTCGCGCAGCGACCTCAAGCGCGCCGTCGAAGAGCGGATCGGCCGGCTCGACCGCGCGCGCTACGTCGTCCGCCGCGGCTTCCTCGTCGAGGAGACGATCTTAGAGGAGGTCGTCGCCGAGGGGGCCGACGTCGTCGTCATCGGCTCGAAACAGGCCGGTCGCTGGCGGCGGATGGTCCAGAAGCTCCTCTCGGACCCCGACATCGACTCGTTCCTCCGCGGCGAGCTGGACTGTACCGTGATCACCGTCGACGCCGACGGCGAGACCACGACGAGCGAGACGAGTACAGACGACGCCGCGCCGCTCCCGGACGACGCGGGCGACGACTGACCGCCCCGGCGACCCACTCCGGCTCCGGCGACCTACTCCGCGACCGCGTACCGCCGCTCGTACTCGATGACGGTCGCGACGCGGTCGGCGACCGCCTCCCCGAACTCCCGCTCGACGACGTAGAGCGCTAGGTCGAGCCCGGAGGTGACGCCGCCCGCGGTGAGCAGGTCGCCGTCGTCGACGACGCGCGCGTCGACGACCTCCGCGCCGGAGTCGCGCAGTTCCTCGACCGCGGAGGCGTGCGTGACGGCGCGGCGGCCGTCGGTGACGCCCGCCTCGGCGAGCAGCATCGACCCGGTACACACCGAGGCGATCCGGGTGCCCGCCGCGTGGTGCGCGGCGAGCGCGCGCGGCACGTCGCCCTTCTGCGCCTCCGCCCACGCGCTCGCCGCCTCGTCGCGCGCGCTCCACCCGCCGCCCGGAACGACCAGCAGGTCCGGGGCGTCGTCGGTCTCCGGACCGGGGAGCGTCCCGTCCACCCCGACCCGGGTCCCGTGGCTCGCGGTCACCTCCTCGCGGTCGGCGAGCGTGACGTACCGGACGCGGCCGGCGCGCTCGTCGTCCTCGGCGGCGTAGTCGAGCGCGTAGTCGAACACCTCGTACGGGCCGATCCCGTCCAGTTCGTCGAAGCCGTCGTACAGCAGAATATCGACGTTCATGCGCCAACCGAGGGGGGCGGACCGCTTGTGCGTTCCCCTCCGCGGGCCGCCCTCTCGCACCGCCCTCTATTCGCCCGCGCCCCAGTCCGCGACGCGCTTCGGGCGGTCGGAGACCGCCATCACGTCGAGGTCGTCGCCCGCGTGGTCGAGCGCCTCCAGCGCCGCCGTCGCGGAGGCGTGCGTCGAGAAGTAGGTGATCTCCTCTTCGACCGCCACCTCGAGGAGGTCGCGCTGGCGCGAGACGATGAGATCGAGTTCGCCGCGCTTGGCGGCCTCGATCAGGTCCGTCGCCTCGCTGAGTTCGAAGTGCTCCGCGTACCCGGCGACGAGCGCCTCGCCCGCCTCGGTGTCCGGGTCCGGGAACTCCTCGGCGGAGAGGTCGACGACGGCGGTGCCGGACTCCGGAATCGGCTTGCCTGTCGCGTCCTGCGCCTTGTCGTACGCCTTGCCGAAGGAGGTCGCGGTACCCATCACCTCGCCCGTCGACTTCATCTCCGGGCCGAGCCGCGGGTCGGAGCCCGGCAGCCGGTCGAAC belongs to Halorubrum sp. DM2 and includes:
- a CDS encoding universal stress protein, giving the protein MTLVVVPVRFPPSSHSAATLREAARVAQERDADLTILHVDLYQRSGGVSRSDLKRAVEERIGRLDRARYVVRRGFLVEETILEEVVAEGADVVVIGSKQAGRWRRMVQKLLSDPDIDSFLRGELDCTVITVDADGETTTSETSTDDAAPLPDDAGDD
- a CDS encoding DJ-1/PfpI family protein, whose product is MNVDILLYDGFDELDGIGPYEVFDYALDYAAEDDERAGRVRYVTLADREEVTASHGTRVGVDGTLPGPETDDAPDLLVVPGGGWSARDEAASAWAEAQKGDVPRALAAHHAAGTRIASVCTGSMLLAEAGVTDGRRAVTHASAVEELRDSGAEVVDARVVDDGDLLTAGGVTSGLDLALYVVEREFGEAVADRVATVIEYERRYAVAE